In the Malus domestica chromosome 16, GDT2T_hap1 genome, one interval contains:
- the LOC114822053 gene encoding gamma-glutamyl peptidase 5-like, with protein MKVEKESRSGSYALLLAARDSEYVKKVYGGYFNVFVAAFGEEGERWDLYRVVDGEFPDMDDLQSYDGFIISGSPYDAYGNDYWIIKLCFLLQSLDAMEKKVLGICFGHQVLCRALGGKVGKAYTGWDIGLRKVKLVKELAPFSFVNDLDDVPPALSIIECHQDEVWEVPLGAEVIGYSDKTGVEMFTIGGHVLGIQGHPEYSKDILSNLIDRLFNSDCIEKGFAENARSALQLAEPDRKCWEKFCKTFLKGK; from the exons ATGAAGGTTGAGAAGGAGAGTAGATCTGGATCATATGCACTTCTGCTAGCAGCAAGGGACTCAGAGTATGTGAAGAAAGTGTACGGTGGGtatttcaatgtttttgttgCAGCGTTTGGGGAAGAAGGAGAGAGGTGGGACTTGTACAGGGTTGTAGATGGAGAGTTTCCTGACATGGATGACCTTCAAAGCTATGATGGCTTCATCATCAGTGGCAGCCCTTATGATGCTTATGGCAATGACTACTGGATCATCAAACTATGCTTTCTCTTGCAAAGTTTGGATGCCATGGAGAAGAAAGTCCTCGGAATTTGCTTTGGTCATCAG GTGTTGTGCAGAGCACTAGGAGGAAAGGTTGGGAAAGCTTATACTGGGTGGGATATTGGGTTGAGGAAAGTGAAGCTAGTGAAGGAATTGGCTCCATTCAGCTTCGTTAATGACTTGGATGACGTTCCGCCTGCCCTTTCCATTATTGAGTGCCATCAAGATGAGGTTTGGGAAGTTCCTTTGGGTGCAGAGGTGATCGGGTACTCGGACAAAACAGGTGTGGAGATGTTCACCATTGGAGGCCACGTTCTGGGCATTCAAGGTCATCCTGAATACAGTAAGGACATTCTTTCAAATCTCATCGATCGCCTTTTCAACAGCGACTGCATAGAGAAAGGTTTTGCAGAAAACGCAAGGTCTGCACTGCAATTAGCTGAACCAGATAGGAAGTGCTGGGAGAAGTTCTGCAAGACATTTCTCAAGGGAAAATAG